DNA sequence from the Haladaptatus sp. R4 genome:
GATTCTCGGCCCGGCGGAGAAGGTCGGATGCGGACGGGCCGGAAATCCCGAGTTCGTTAGCGAGTTCCTTCGTCGTCAAAGTGCGCGGAGAGTCGTAGTATCCACGAGCGAACGCGAGCGAGATTGCTTGATGCTGTTTCTCCGTGAGTCCAAACTGATCCCGTTCTCCGGGATTTTCGGGATCGGCTGCGATGGTCAGCAATTTGAACGGGATGTTTTGGGCCGCACACAGATCTCGGTGGGTTTTGAACGCTTCGTAGTCGGAGAACACCTTCTGATGTCTCACCCCTTCGGGGGTTACCGACGCGTTCATCAGTACGCCCTTGAACGACTCGTGATCGTGTGACGCGGCGAGGCCGGATTCATCGTCGATTGTCAATCGATAGAACCACCCCTCGGCTGTCCGTCCGATTTCTACCACGTCAACCACCTCTGGCTGTGCGTCTGCTTCCCGCTCGAATGCCTCTCGCGAGTCGTCGGTCATGGTCACCGCGACGAGAAGCCGTTCATCTTCGAGCGGGACGATGTTGGAGATGGATATTTCGTTACTCGGGATCGAGCACGCGAGATCAACCAACGGGAGCGCTCGATCCGCGAGGAGAACCTCTGCGACGATTGCCATAGCGAGTAATCGGAGTCGAACTGCTTTATCTACACTGCTCGCTACACAAAGGTCACTTGCTCAATTGGACCGCGAAGAAAGAGACGCCCCCGAAAAGTCGTACCTTCAGAGTGAGGCGAGTGAGTGAATTCCAGCGGGAACGCTTCCGATTCGCTGCCATTCGCCGTTTGTGGTTCGTTGCAAGACGCTCCCGCTCGATCCAGCGGCCGTACTCGCATCGGTCGTTCGATGGGCCTTCTCGGACCGAAGGATGTTCCGGTGTCGTTCGCCAGCCTCCGATGAGCGTTCACGAGCCCGGCGGGCAGTTTGCCGACGGCGCGGAGGAGTTGACCGACGATCTGCTGCGGATCAGTGACGTCGATATCGAAGTGTTCCGTGCTCAGGGTGGTATACCGTGAACGCGACTGCCGAAACTCGCGGGAAGTTCATATTTCTTGGCCGTCGTCGAGTAGTGTTGCCTGTACAGCACCAGTACTCGTAACTACGACTCGGCACCCGCTGTACTCGAACACGATACGTCCAGTCGTTTGGGACGTACCATCCAACGGTGAGTCGAAGAGTTCCTCAAGAGCGTCTGGGTTGATCGTCTCGTAGATCGGTGGGAGCGAGGATGTTTCAACCTCTTTCTCTGCAGCAACCTCGCGAACGATCGCTACCGGGAGTGAGTCTGTTTCACCGCCGTCGGTGAGTTTCGGCTGAATTGGCTGGGGAGTATCTGACAGTGGATTAGTTGAATCGGTCATGGTTTTTGGATTCTCTAATCGAACCAGTTGGTATGGTGAGATTTTATAGCACTTACGTTGCCGAGTAAGCTGCTACTGGGTACTCATGCTTAAAATAATCGGATTTGTATCCCTCATGTTTGATCATGTCCAACGATCGTTCTCCGAGTTATTTAGAACAAATTGGATGTAGTGTTCATTCGAAATACTTCGGGACGTTTTGGATCAGGCGTACGGCGTCGGATGTTATCCCGGTTGACTCGATGAGATCACGGGATGTCCATTCGACTAATCCAGCCTCCCCGAGAAGAGGTAGATGTTGATGTCTCAGGGCCAGCGCAATCTGCTGACGATCGGAGTCAGAATGCTGTTCCAACTCCTCACCAACTGCCGTCGCGACATCGGCAACTGGTTGTGGTTCGTTCTCAACGTTGAGATACATGAGTGTGTGGCGACGATATGAGTGATTCACTGCACGTAAGATCGTGTCGAGATCCAGCTGTGGATCGGGATCCGTTTCTCTCCAATTCGCCGTTCCGTTGTTCATCCTACGATTGTATCCTGACATTTCTTTGGATGATGGTAGCATTTCACAGAGCGATACGGGAGTATATTATTGTAGAATTGACAAAGGTGTTTTTCTAGTATTGTAAAACAAGAATTCCAACATATTTATTATTTATGAGACTCGAAAATGAGTTCAAAATCGAAGGAGGGCGGCCATCAATGAGCATCTAAGTGACCGCTCGCAGGATGCCGGTGATTCAGAATGCGTGCTACAGCTATCGTCTGTCTGAGCCATCAACAAACCAACTCGCTTGCGCTTTAACGGGCCACTCTGTAGACAGCGCGGTCCTCACCGAGTAGTTGTGCCCTCCGTCCTCGATGCATACTACCGCTGTGGCAACTACTTCGAGAACCTCCCGGAATGAGTCGGTCGGAACCGCTCACGTTCGTAACTGAATATTTCGGCGATGACTCTGCAGGAATAGTACCAATTTTTTTTATCGTCGCTCGTTGGTTACTCGTGGTAGAAATAGATGGGTCGGGGCAGTTCCGAACTAAATCCAAATAAATTTCTGCAGAAAACTACCATCGGGCGACCCGATGCACTGCTGGCGGTTTTCGTCATCGGTCAACCTCCATTCGTTCGATGTGTTGACGACGTCGGCGCTCCATGCGCTCCAACGGAGACTCCTTGTCGTAGTGCTGTTCGATGACATCGAGACCGGCGTTGACTCGCTCCGCCACGACCTCCGGCGGGATACCGATGTTCAACTGCCACGTGATCGACCCCGTGCGTATCCGATGCGGGGACCGACTCGACGGGCACTTGCTGGCGTGTGCGAATTCGGTCATCTCGCACTCTTCCCGCTCCCTCCCGTGTGGACACGGACAGTAGTGGCACGGCAACGTCCCGAGATAGGACCACACCCGGATGGTGTTCTTTCCGGGTCGGCCCCTCGTACTCGACAGCAACGGCTGGCGGTTGTGATCGTCGTAGACGTCGTAGCGATGATTGGCGATGTAATCCCGAAGGACGTCCGACACCTCGGTCGGAATGGCGACGGGTCGCTCTCCCCGCTTCTTGTTCTTCAGCGGCGTGCCCGTTTCGGGGCGATGCTGGAAATGGAGGTAGTTCTCTTCGAGGTTTGCGTCCCGAAGGTCCAACGCACGAATGCTTCCCATCCGCGCGCCGGTGTGCCACGCGATTTCGAGAAACGCGTGGTTGCGGGTTCCACGAAGTTGATCGTCGTTTCGGAAGTGGTCGATCAACTTGAGCGCCGGTGACTCTTCGAGGAGTTCCTCGTTGGAGCGGTCGTCCTCGTCCACGTCGGGAATGCGGACGGCGTCGGCCAAGTCATCGACCGCGCCGAGCTGTTCGAGGTACTCGACGAACTTCTTGAGCGTCCACATCTCGGCTTCGAGCGTCGCCGGTCGGATTTTCCCGCTCCGAACGTCGTAGTACTCGTCGAGGTCGAAGGCTTGGAGCTCGCCGACGCGTTGGATGTCGATGCCCTCGCACCACTCGACGAAGAGCTTGAGCCGATACTCCCACGAATCGACGCTGGCGTCGTCGAGTCCGCGCGCCTGCGTTTGAGGTACCGTTTGACCACTCGACGCATCGAGAGGTCCGAAGGGTCGGGCCGTCTGTCCGATCTCATCGGTCCACCTCCGAGAGCATGGCGTCCTTCGCATCCTGAACGCGCTTGAACATCTCCCGATCTCCGCCGCGATCCGGGTGGTGCTCCTTCAGCTTCTGCCGGGCCGCCGCCTTCACGACGTTGGCCGGAGCGTTCGGTGCGACGTCCAGGAGGACGTGGGGCGGTTGACGGGCGACTACCGCGCCCTGTGTGGCCCCTTCGTCGGCGGGCGGGAGGCGAGCGTTGGCGAACTCGCTCTCGCCGGTCTCTACGGGGCGCTGTTCCATCTTTCGCTTCTCGCGGAGGTAGAGGTATAGCGTCCGCACGTTGTCCCGGAGACGCGAGTAGGCGTCGCAGGCGACGGCGTACTGGTCGCCGTCCATCGTCCACCGGACGACCGCGCCAGGATCCGTCGGCGAGGCGTTCGCGTAGGGATACCGCGGGTTCCGCTTCTGGTGTTGGGCCGCGGTCGAGAGCCGCCAGTCGTCCACGCCGACGCGTCCGAGTTCCGTTTCGAGGTCGTCGATGGAGTCCCGGAGCGACGCCGCGTAGCGGTTGTTTCGCGTTCGCTCCGCGGGGTCGGTTCGCTTGAGGGTCGCGGGCCAGTCGAGGCCGGTCATTCTGCCACCTCCCTACGGGCCACTTCCAAATCGTCGATGATGTGACCCAACGCGTTGGCCTTCCCGGCGTCCGGTATCTCGTTCCAATCATCGACGACATGGAGCAGCATGTCGCGTGCGGACTGCATCTCGTGCGGGAGCGACAGGCAGGGAGCGTTGACGAGTTCGTCGAACCACGACTCCCCCAGGTCGATGAGCTCGCAGGTCATGTCGTCCTCGGCGTGAATCTCGGTTCTCGTCGCAAGGAGCATCGTCGAACCGTTCTCGGTTCGCTTGGCGACGAAAATGTCCGTGATTCCGTCGCTGTGAAGATCGGGAAGAACGTGAATTTCCCGACCGTCCGGATACGTCCAGCGTTGAGGGCGTGCGAAGAGTTCGCCGTTTTGGGTGACGCGCTCCGTCAATTCGGCTTTCGTTCTCGGTACGTCATTTGCGGAAACGTCGCCTTCGTGGTCGCTCATTCGGAATCACCTCCCGAGCCGTAGCGGTGGGTATAGATCGTGTCCACCCACGTCGAGTGGCCGTACTTCTGGTGGTGCTGCGCGGCGATGCCCATGCCGTTCTTCGCGTCGCCGCCGAAGTCGCATCCGGGCTCGTCGCAACCGTACTGACAGGCAACGAGGTCCATCAGGCGTCACCTCCGGTGGCCGCGATTCCGAGTTGTTCGGCCCGTCGCCTCGTGCTGGCTTCGAGCATGCGCCGCGTCGCCTCGGTCGTTTCGTACTCGTTGGTCCGACCGTTCTTCCGGCCCTTGTCGAGCAGGCCGGAGGTGACGAGTTGGCTGAGGTTCTGGTAGAGCCGCGAGTGGTGAACGGTCTCGTAGTCGTCCTCCAGCGTTCGCTTGATGGCGAGCCCCTTCGGGGGTTCGTCCCGTTCGAGGTCACGAACCGCGTAGAGGATGTCGCGCTTGAACGCGTGGAGGTCGCTGAACGCGTAGCCGCCGTCGGTGGCGAGGCGGTCGTCGGTCTCGACGTCGTCGAACGCGTCGGGTTCGTCGTGGTTGTACCGGACCAGCCGGTCGTAGCACTCGGGGCAGAGCCACGCGGTCGTCAGTTCACCCGTTTCCTCGTTGCGCACGTCGGCTTCCTCGACGCCGCGGTGTTTCCCGCAGATGTCGCAGGCGTCGAGGTCGTCGTCCGCGATGAGGTCCTCGTACTCGGTGAGCGGCGGAATCACCTCCTCCTCGTCGCTCGGTGGTGCTTCGTCGTTCAGGATGGCCTTCGCGCCGTCCGAGAGGTCGTCCTCGTCCACGATGATGGTGTGGAGCAGCGCCGGGTCCGCGCGGCGGAGTGCGGCGGTGCCGTCTGCGTCGGCGAAGGTGTCGGGCGAGAACGCGCTGTCGCCGACTTGCATGGTGTCGAAGGGCGATTCGTCGGGTGCGCGCACGTCGAATTCGCCGACGAGATCTCCGACGAGCACGGCGGGCGTCTGGCCCTGTTCTCTCTTTTTCGCTTCGAGTTCGCGCAGTTGGTCGCAAAGATCGTCGATGGAGAGTACGGTGGTCGTCATTGGTACTCACCTCGCGACTTCTTCGTCTGTGTCATCGGTTCGGGTGTACTCGGACCCCCTATTAAATGGGTTTTCGACAGCGGAGTGAAAGTGAAAGTAGAACTTCCGTCGGTCGAATTCGTCGTTTCGTCTCTCGATTGTGACGTGTTCGAGACGAGTTCGCGTGCGGTGATCGGGCCGACCGGACAGCCACACGGGCTCAGAATGTGCGCGGATGGCCCGCGCGTGACGAGCGCGAGGATCGGTTCGTCGCAGTAGGGGCAGTTGGCAGTCGATTCATTCAGACAGTCGGGGCTTTCAAGACCCCGCGAGTTTTCTTCGTACATGGCTTCCTGCGTGCATTTGGAAGCTACCGCGGACCCGATGTCCCTAGCATCGGTCCGCTTACTTTCGACAGTAGACCCAACAGCGACGGGTCCGCGAATTGCTTCCTACCATCTGCCAAATCAGGGAGGGGTAATAAATCTTGATACCAATAGGTATCATAGAAAACCCAATTGGTATCAAACAGTGCGGGGGTACCTGTAATTATGGTAATAGAGCAAAGAGAGCGGGATAATGCGCCCGCTGGTATCTTGGATGACTAAGTCCGACCCTGCGATTCTCGAATTTTTCGGCGAGCAAGGAATCGCAATGCCACCAGCGGTTGTGTCTTTCAACATCGAAGGAATCTCTCACCCGACGGTTAAACGAAGAATGCCCATATTAGCGGAAGAAGGGTTATTAGAGAAAATAGAAGAGAAGAGAGGATACTACCGAATCACGGAGAAAGGTCGGCAGTACCTTGCTGGCGATCTTGATGCAGACGAACTAGAGAAGGACGGGAGTTAGAATTCTCATCTGCTTCGACTGCTGATTGAACGAGACACATAGGTCGAATAATATTTATATTTAAAATTACTATAGCAGGATAGAATCTTCACAGAACCCCAGGAGAACTACCATGATAGACCTCACCGACCTTCAAGAAGACATTCTTACGCTCGCTGTTCAAAATCCCGATATCACAAACAAGGAGATCGCCGACCGCCTCGACTGCAGTGAAAACTACGCCGGAGAAATTCGACGCAAATACGAAGGCAGTGTAGACGAAGAGCAGATCAGCGGAAAGTTGAATTCCGTCAGTAACTCTTCTGGTTCCTCAGGTGGACTGCTGAGCTTCGTCCTGTTCTTGATCGTCGCTCCGTTCAAGCTCGCGATCTGGGTGACATTGTTGCCGTTCAGGATTCTCGGAGCGATCTTCGGTGGAAGTT
Encoded proteins:
- a CDS encoding helix-turn-helix domain-containing protein — protein: MAIVAEVLLADRALPLVDLACSIPSNEISISNIVPLEDERLLVAVTMTDDSREAFEREADAQPEVVDVVEIGRTAEGWFYRLTIDDESGLAASHDHESFKGVLMNASVTPEGVRHQKVFSDYEAFKTHRDLCAAQNIPFKLLTIAADPENPGERDQFGLTEKQHQAISLAFARGYYDSPRTLTTKELANELGISGPSASDLLRRAENQLISQTLGPEQSVSQHTQ
- a CDS encoding HalOD1 output domain-containing protein; this encodes MTDSTNPLSDTPQPIQPKLTDGGETDSLPVAIVREVAAEKEVETSSLPPIYETINPDALEELFDSPLDGTSQTTGRIVFEYSGCRVVVTSTGAVQATLLDDGQEI
- a CDS encoding tyrosine-type recombinase/integrase encodes the protein MRRTPCSRRWTDEIGQTARPFGPLDASSGQTVPQTQARGLDDASVDSWEYRLKLFVEWCEGIDIQRVGELQAFDLDEYYDVRSGKIRPATLEAEMWTLKKFVEYLEQLGAVDDLADAVRIPDVDEDDRSNEELLEESPALKLIDHFRNDDQLRGTRNHAFLEIAWHTGARMGSIRALDLRDANLEENYLHFQHRPETGTPLKNKKRGERPVAIPTEVSDVLRDYIANHRYDVYDDHNRQPLLSSTRGRPGKNTIRVWSYLGTLPCHYCPCPHGREREECEMTEFAHASKCPSSRSPHRIRTGSITWQLNIGIPPEVVAERVNAGLDVIEQHYDKESPLERMERRRRQHIERMEVDR
- a CDS encoding molecular chaperone DnaJ translates to MTGLDWPATLKRTDPAERTRNNRYAASLRDSIDDLETELGRVGVDDWRLSTAAQHQKRNPRYPYANASPTDPGAVVRWTMDGDQYAVACDAYSRLRDNVRTLYLYLREKRKMEQRPVETGESEFANARLPPADEGATQGAVVARQPPHVLLDVAPNAPANVVKAAARQKLKEHHPDRGGDREMFKRVQDAKDAMLSEVDR
- a CDS encoding helix-turn-helix transcriptional regulator; the encoded protein is MTTTVLSIDDLCDQLRELEAKKREQGQTPAVLVGDLVGEFDVRAPDESPFDTMQVGDSAFSPDTFADADGTAALRRADPALLHTIIVDEDDLSDGAKAILNDEAPPSDEEEVIPPLTEYEDLIADDDLDACDICGKHRGVEEADVRNEETGELTTAWLCPECYDRLVRYNHDEPDAFDDVETDDRLATDGGYAFSDLHAFKRDILYAVRDLERDEPPKGLAIKRTLEDDYETVHHSRLYQNLSQLVTSGLLDKGRKNGRTNEYETTEATRRMLEASTRRRAEQLGIAATGGDA
- a CDS encoding phage repressor protein; its protein translation is MRPLVSWMTKSDPAILEFFGEQGIAMPPAVVSFNIEGISHPTVKRRMPILAEEGLLEKIEEKRGYYRITEKGRQYLAGDLDADELEKDGS